A DNA window from Comamonas fluminis contains the following coding sequences:
- a CDS encoding IS3 family transposase (programmed frameshift), which produces MSKPKYPDEFKIEAIKQITQRGHKVADVSQRLGVSQHSLYQWLKTHSGPPAERQAQLTQTEELRRLKSELKRVTEERDILKKGRSVLCQAARVKYAFIQKHEHEYSIRSMCKVMVVHPSGYYAWKAEPVSPRARDDLRLQGLLKQAWLESGGVYGYRKLTLDMRDLGERCGKHRVARLLKLQGLRSQTGYRRRPGMRGGKPAIVAPNHLQRRFAVDEPNQSWVTDITYIRTHEGWLYLAVVVDLFSRLVVGWSMGSRIDTDLVLDALLMALWRRRPDQAVMVHSDQGSQFTGHDWQDFLRDHNLVSSMSRRGNCHDNAVAESFFQLLKRERIRRQIYTSREDARADIFNYIEMFYNPKRRHGTAGDISPIEFEKRHSQRLKSV; this is translated from the exons ATGAGTAAGCCTAAATATCCAGACGAATTCAAGATCGAAGCCATCAAGCAGATCACACAACGAGGCCACAAGGTCGCTGACGTGTCACAGCGCCTTGGCGTTAGTCAACATAGCCTGTATCAGTGGCTGAAGACGCATTCAGGGCCTCCCGCAGAGCGACAAGCTCAACTTACGCAGACAGAAGAGTTGCGCAGACTAAAGTCCGAGCTCAAGCGTGTGACCGAGGAGCGTGACATCCTAAAAAAGG GCCGCAGCGTACTTTGCCAAGCAGCTCGGGTGAAGTACGCATTTATTCAGAAACATGAGCACGAATACAGCATTCGTAGCATGTGCAAAGTCATGGTGGTACATCCCAGCGGGTATTACGCTTGGAAAGCTGAACCCGTCAGCCCACGGGCTCGGGATGATCTGCGACTGCAAGGTTTGCTCAAACAAGCCTGGCTTGAAAGTGGTGGTGTGTACGGCTACCGCAAGCTCACACTGGACATGCGGGATCTGGGAGAGCGCTGCGGTAAACACCGCGTGGCCCGTTTGCTCAAGCTCCAAGGGCTGCGTTCGCAAACGGGATACCGGCGCCGCCCTGGGATGCGCGGAGGCAAGCCCGCCATAGTTGCCCCTAACCACCTGCAGCGCCGCTTCGCTGTGGATGAGCCCAATCAATCGTGGGTGACCGACATCACGTACATCCGCACTCACGAGGGATGGCTGTACCTGGCAGTGGTGGTTGATCTGTTCTCCCGTCTGGTCGTGGGCTGGTCCATGGGCAGCCGCATCGATACCGACTTGGTACTCGATGCACTACTGATGGCTCTGTGGCGTCGTCGACCTGATCAGGCGGTCATGGTGCATTCGGATCAGGGAAGTCAGTTCACCGGGCATGACTGGCAGGACTTCCTACGAGATCACAACCTAGTCTCCAGCATGAGTCGCCGCGGTAACTGTCATGACAACGCAGTGGCCGAGAGCTTCTTCCAGTTGCTCAAGCGCGAGCGAATTCGTCGCCAGATCTACACGTCGCGCGAGGACGCAAGGGCAGATATCTTCAACTACATCGAGATGTTCTACAACCCAAAAAGGCGTCACGGCACTGCAGGAGATATTTCTCCGATAGAGTTCGAGAAACGCCATTCCCAACGGCTTAAAAGTGTCTAG
- a CDS encoding IS5 family transposase (programmed frameshift): MPNGLKVSRESGAIQIPVFTPSVKGGARKLGVSNEAALNGILFVLHTGIPWADLPLALGYGSGMTCWRRLRDWSAAGVWEQLHQAMLVRLREHDQIDWSRASIDGSSVPSPPGGQETGPNPTDRGKLGSKRHLVVDARGIPLAVLVSGANRHDSMLFERCMDAIPAIKGLQGRPRRRPYKLHADKGYDYRRCRAHLKKRGILSRIARRGVESSEKLGKHRWVVERTHGWFAGFGKLRIRFERRLDIHRALLKLAAAIICSRFVDRWC; encoded by the exons ATTCCCAACGGCTTAAAAGTGTCTAGGGAATCCGGGGCGATTCAGATTCCCGTATTTACACCATCAGTCAAAGGCGGTGCACGCAAGCTTGGCGTGAGCAATGAGGCAGCCCTCAATGGCATCCTATTTGTGCTTCACACCGGCATTCCATGGGCAGACCTACCTCTTGCCTTGGGCTACGGCAGCGGCATGACCTGCTGGCGACGTCTACGCGATTGGAGTGCGGCAGGCGTGTGGGAGCAACTTCACCAAGCCATGCTCGTGCGACTACGTGAGCACGACCAGATTGATTGGAGCCGCGCCAGTATTGATGGCTCATCGGTGCCAAGCC CCCCGGGGGGCCAGGAAACGGGCCCAAACCCCACCGACAGAGGCAAACTAGGCTCCAAACGTCATCTCGTTGTGGATGCTCGGGGCATTCCGTTGGCTGTGCTTGTCAGTGGTGCTAACAGACATGATTCCATGCTGTTCGAGCGCTGCATGGATGCAATTCCTGCTATCAAAGGTTTGCAAGGCCGCCCTCGCAGGCGGCCTTACAAACTTCATGCAGACAAAGGCTATGACTACCGACGCTGCAGAGCACATCTAAAGAAACGAGGGATCCTCAGCCGCATTGCAAGGCGAGGTGTCGAGAGCAGCGAGAAACTGGGTAAACATCGCTGGGTCGTGGAACGCACCCACGGGTGGTTTGCAGGCTTTGGAAAGCTGCGAATCCGCTTCGAGAGGCGACTGGACATACATCGCGCCTTACTCAAATTGGCTGCAGCAATCATCTGCTCACGCTTCGTGGATAGGTGGTGTTAG
- a CDS encoding transposase yields MQTTFIGVDVSKAELVISVGDQAAVSVTNDTSAIMRWLASLPQDCSVAMESTGRYHLLLAQLALQAGLNVYVLNARDVFFYAKALGARAKSDALDCVVIRRYLQEHVQSLYPWQPGTPVQQQLHLLLTRRAQLSAHQAALKQTLKAVDLPGPQMVHLMESFKALLQAIDEQVVHLISSDDAMHQGCQRLQSITGIGPQTSALLTELLSRLHFANSDALVAYSGLDPRANDSGTKRGRRRLSKRGPALLRRQMYLAAFAASHSKALKPLYAHIRAKGFSTTESMVILGRKLLRVALAVWRGNTVFNPEQLLPKTA; encoded by the coding sequence ATGCAAACGACCTTTATCGGAGTGGATGTCTCCAAAGCGGAGTTGGTCATCAGCGTTGGCGATCAAGCTGCCGTGAGCGTGACCAATGACACATCTGCGATCATGCGCTGGTTGGCCTCGTTACCCCAAGATTGCTCTGTCGCCATGGAATCTACAGGGCGCTACCACTTGCTGCTCGCACAACTGGCTTTGCAAGCAGGGCTGAATGTGTATGTGCTCAATGCCCGGGATGTGTTCTTTTATGCCAAGGCACTGGGCGCCAGGGCTAAAAGCGATGCTCTGGACTGCGTGGTGATTCGGCGCTATCTGCAGGAGCATGTTCAAAGCCTGTATCCCTGGCAGCCTGGCACACCCGTTCAGCAGCAGCTCCATCTCTTGCTGACTCGACGTGCGCAGCTTAGCGCGCACCAGGCAGCCTTGAAGCAGACGCTCAAGGCGGTTGACTTACCCGGGCCGCAGATGGTGCACTTGATGGAATCGTTCAAAGCCCTGCTGCAGGCCATTGATGAGCAGGTTGTGCACCTGATCTCCAGTGACGACGCCATGCACCAAGGCTGCCAGCGACTGCAGTCGATTACAGGGATTGGCCCACAAACCAGTGCACTGCTGACAGAGCTTTTAAGTCGCCTGCACTTTGCCAACTCGGACGCACTGGTTGCCTATAGCGGGCTGGACCCTCGTGCCAATGACTCTGGCACAAAGCGTGGGAGGAGGCGTTTAAGCAAACGAGGCCCAGCCTTGCTGCGCAGGCAGATGTATCTGGCCGCATTCGCTGCCAGCCACAGCAAAGCGCTCAAGCCGCTTTATGCGCATATTCGCGCTAAGGGCTTCTCAACGACAGAGTCGATGGTGATCTTGGGGCGTAAGCTGCTTCGAGTGGCCCTTGCTGTTTGGCGAGGCAATACGGTGTTCAACCCCGAGCAATTGCTGCCGAAAACTGCTTGA
- a CDS encoding asparaginase, whose product MQKQAFRQTLLAATIAVLGLMSAPGAALAQDASPAAATAKAQTAKPNVVVLATGGTIAGAGASTVNSATYTAAKVPVDKLLAGLPELANTANVRGEQVFQIASESFTNDNLLTLAKRVSQLAKQPDVDGIVITHGTDTLAETAYFLSLTVHTDKPIAVVGSMRPGTALSADGALNLLNAVSVAGSKDARGKGVFVTMNDEINTARDVNKDINIQTSAFHSQWGPLGMVVEGKNYWFRAPAKRHTNNSEFNIDNIDKLPQVDIVYAYGSVQPTAVNALVDAGAKAIIHAGTGNGSVADRMVKPLQDARGKGVLIVRSSRVPYGFVLRNAEQPDDKYDWVVAHDMRPEKARLLTMLALTKGASTAELQRMFMEY is encoded by the coding sequence ATGCAAAAACAAGCTTTCCGCCAGACACTGCTGGCCGCCACCATTGCCGTTCTGGGCCTCATGTCTGCCCCCGGCGCAGCGCTGGCGCAAGATGCATCCCCAGCCGCAGCAACCGCCAAGGCGCAGACCGCCAAGCCCAATGTCGTCGTGCTGGCCACGGGCGGCACCATTGCGGGCGCAGGGGCCTCTACCGTCAACAGCGCCACCTACACCGCCGCCAAAGTGCCTGTGGACAAGCTGCTGGCCGGCCTGCCCGAGCTGGCCAACACCGCCAATGTGCGCGGCGAACAAGTCTTTCAGATCGCCTCCGAGAGCTTTACCAACGACAACCTGCTGACCCTTGCCAAGCGCGTCTCGCAACTGGCCAAGCAGCCCGATGTGGATGGCATTGTCATCACCCACGGCACCGACACGCTGGCCGAAACCGCCTACTTCCTGAGCCTGACCGTGCACACCGACAAGCCCATCGCCGTCGTCGGCAGCATGCGCCCCGGCACCGCCCTGTCGGCCGATGGTGCGCTGAACCTGCTCAACGCCGTCAGCGTGGCAGGATCCAAGGATGCACGCGGCAAAGGCGTTTTCGTCACCATGAATGATGAAATCAACACCGCCCGCGATGTGAACAAGGACATCAACATCCAGACCAGCGCCTTTCACAGCCAGTGGGGCCCGCTGGGCATGGTCGTCGAAGGCAAGAACTACTGGTTCCGCGCCCCCGCCAAGCGCCACACCAACAACTCCGAATTCAATATCGACAACATCGACAAGCTGCCCCAGGTGGACATCGTCTACGCCTACGGCAGCGTCCAGCCCACCGCCGTGAACGCGCTGGTGGATGCCGGTGCCAAGGCCATCATCCACGCCGGCACGGGCAACGGCTCGGTGGCCGACCGCATGGTCAAGCCGCTGCAGGACGCCCGTGGCAAAGGCGTGCTGATCGTGCGCTCATCGCGCGTGCCCTACGGCTTTGTGCTGCGCAATGCCGAGCAGCCTGATGACAAGTACGACTGGGTCGTGGCCCACGACATGCGCCCCGAAAAAGCCCGCCTGCTGACCATGCTGGCGCTGACCAAGGGTGCGAGCACGGCGGAGCTGCAGCGGATGTTTATGGAGTATTAA
- the priA gene encoding replication restart helicase PriA: MNHIVNVAVQTPAHSAVGELLSYRSDEPLPPGTLVRVPLGTRELLGVVWDAPPAPLALPEGVELRSITAVLQGIAPLTPGWRRLVAFAAHYYQRSVGEIAVTALPPQLRDMTPEQLERRLAPPKAPKAKTSKPRKAQAAAVADEAQATAEPSAPPAEALKTPELVALSAEQSTVFAQIEQEPGPFLLYGSTGSGKTEVYLRAVQAVLDANPAAQALVMVPEINLTPQLEERFVARFVPQYGKEAVVSMHSGMTNPQRLKSWLAAHTGRARIVLGTRMAIFASLPQLMLIVVDEEHDASYKQQEGARYSARDLALWRGRDSGAKVILGSATPSLESWHASDRDVGRYLRLNMPSRIGAASLPRVRLVDMTQQPRKAVFSPPLIAAITERVQRGEQSLVLLNRRGFAPVLFCADCNWKSDCPHCSAHQVFHKGDRTLRCHHCGFTQRVPFACPSCGNPDILPLGKGTEQLQEELERLLRNVQRPDGDPARVARIDADTTKAKGSLEEQLAQVHAGDVDVLVGTQMVAKGHDFRRITLVAAVQPDSALYSSDYRAPERLFCLLMQAAGRAGRDAQYVKAQGSHPEMWIQTYDPQNAVYTALRQHDYPAFARQQLQERRDAGMPPYAFQAIVRADARTQEAAQAFLSAATQVARDANLPYLDEVFIYPPIPMAVQRVANVERAQMLLEASNRSALLRFLNAWQQYLHWLRGLPEHRPLVRWLVDVDPLSI; encoded by the coding sequence ATGAACCACATCGTCAACGTCGCCGTTCAGACGCCCGCCCATAGCGCCGTGGGCGAGTTGCTGAGCTACCGCAGCGATGAGCCCTTGCCACCCGGCACGCTGGTGCGCGTGCCGCTGGGCACGCGAGAGCTGCTGGGCGTGGTCTGGGATGCGCCGCCCGCCCCGCTGGCCCTGCCTGAGGGGGTGGAGCTGCGCAGCATTACGGCGGTGCTGCAGGGCATTGCGCCGCTCACCCCCGGCTGGCGGCGGCTGGTGGCCTTTGCCGCGCATTACTACCAGCGCAGCGTGGGCGAAATTGCGGTGACGGCCCTGCCCCCGCAGCTGCGCGATATGACACCCGAGCAGTTGGAGCGCCGGCTGGCCCCACCCAAAGCCCCCAAGGCCAAGACCAGCAAGCCCCGGAAAGCTCAGGCGGCAGCAGTGGCAGACGAGGCCCAGGCCACCGCAGAACCATCCGCGCCCCCTGCAGAAGCGCTCAAAACTCCTGAATTAGTAGCACTCAGCGCAGAACAATCCACGGTTTTTGCACAAATTGAGCAAGAACCCGGCCCGTTCCTGCTGTACGGCAGCACCGGCAGCGGCAAGACCGAGGTCTATCTGCGGGCCGTGCAGGCTGTGCTGGATGCCAACCCCGCAGCCCAGGCGCTGGTGATGGTGCCCGAGATCAATCTCACACCCCAGCTGGAAGAGCGCTTTGTGGCCCGTTTTGTGCCCCAGTACGGCAAGGAAGCTGTTGTGAGCATGCACAGCGGCATGACCAACCCGCAGCGCCTGAAAAGCTGGCTGGCCGCCCACACCGGCCGCGCCCGCATTGTGCTGGGCACGCGCATGGCGATTTTTGCCAGCCTGCCGCAGCTGATGCTGATCGTGGTGGATGAAGAACATGACGCCAGCTACAAGCAGCAGGAAGGCGCGCGCTATTCGGCCCGCGATCTGGCCCTCTGGCGCGGGCGCGACAGCGGGGCCAAAGTGATTCTGGGCAGCGCCACGCCGTCGCTGGAGAGCTGGCACGCCAGCGACCGCGATGTGGGCCGCTACCTGCGCCTGAATATGCCCAGCCGCATTGGTGCAGCCTCGCTGCCCAGGGTGCGTCTGGTGGATATGACGCAGCAACCACGCAAGGCCGTGTTCTCACCTCCGCTGATTGCCGCCATTACCGAACGCGTGCAGCGCGGCGAGCAAAGCCTGGTTCTGCTCAACCGCCGAGGTTTTGCGCCCGTGCTGTTTTGCGCCGACTGCAACTGGAAAAGCGACTGCCCACACTGCAGCGCCCACCAGGTCTTTCACAAGGGCGACCGCACGCTGCGCTGCCACCACTGCGGCTTTACGCAGCGCGTACCCTTTGCCTGCCCCAGTTGCGGCAACCCCGACATCCTGCCGCTGGGCAAGGGCACCGAGCAACTGCAGGAAGAGCTGGAGCGCCTGCTGCGCAATGTGCAGCGCCCCGACGGCGACCCGGCTCGTGTGGCCCGTATCGATGCCGACACCACCAAGGCCAAGGGCAGCCTTGAAGAGCAGTTAGCCCAGGTGCACGCGGGCGATGTGGATGTGCTGGTCGGCACCCAGATGGTGGCCAAGGGCCATGACTTTCGCCGCATCACACTGGTGGCCGCCGTGCAGCCCGACAGCGCGCTGTACTCCAGCGACTACCGTGCGCCAGAGCGATTGTTCTGCCTGCTGATGCAAGCCGCAGGCCGCGCCGGGCGCGATGCGCAGTACGTCAAAGCGCAAGGCAGCCACCCGGAGATGTGGATTCAGACCTACGACCCGCAAAACGCCGTCTATACCGCGCTGCGCCAGCACGACTACCCGGCCTTTGCCCGCCAGCAACTGCAGGAGCGGCGAGACGCAGGCATGCCGCCCTATGCCTTCCAGGCCATCGTGCGTGCCGATGCCCGCACGCAGGAAGCCGCCCAGGCTTTTCTGAGCGCAGCGACCCAGGTCGCCCGCGATGCGAACCTGCCCTATCTGGACGAGGTTTTCATCTACCCGCCCATACCCATGGCCGTGCAGCGCGTGGCCAATGTGGAACGTGCCCAGATGCTGCTGGAAGCCAGCAACCGCAGCGCCCTGCTGCGCTTTCTGAACGCCTGGCAGCAATATCTGCACTGGCTGCGCGGCCTGCCTGAGCATCGCCCGCTGGTGCGTTGGCTGGTGGATGTGGACCCGCTGAGCATCTAA
- the hemE gene encoding uroporphyrinogen decarboxylase — MSFAPLTNDTFLRACRRQATDYTPLWLMRQAGRYLPEYKATRAKAGSFMGLATNVDYATEVTLQPLERFPLDAAILFSDILTVPDAMGLGLSFAEGEGPRFAKVVRDEAAVAALAVPDMDKLRYVFDAVTSIRKALNGRVPLIGFSGSPWTLACYMTEGKGSDDYRTVKSLMYSRPDLMHRILEVNADSVAAYLNAQIDAGAQAVMIFDSWGGVLADGMFQQFSLAYTKRVLAQLKRTGVDGTDVPRIVFTKGGGIWLQDMNALDCEVLGLDWTANLGKARAIVGGEVGGPGKALQGNIDPNVLFAQPEQVAAQARAVLDSFGKPHTDKTTTGPTHIFNLGHGISQFTPPEHVAALVEAVHSHSRKLRA, encoded by the coding sequence ATGAGTTTCGCCCCCCTGACCAATGACACCTTCCTGCGCGCATGCCGTCGCCAGGCTACTGACTACACGCCCCTGTGGCTGATGCGCCAGGCGGGCCGTTACCTGCCCGAGTACAAGGCCACCCGCGCCAAGGCTGGCAGCTTCATGGGCCTGGCCACGAATGTGGACTACGCCACCGAAGTGACGCTGCAGCCGCTAGAGCGCTTTCCGCTGGACGCCGCCATTCTGTTCAGCGACATCCTGACCGTGCCGGATGCCATGGGTCTGGGCCTGTCGTTTGCCGAAGGCGAAGGCCCCCGTTTTGCCAAGGTCGTGCGCGATGAAGCCGCCGTGGCTGCGCTGGCTGTGCCCGATATGGACAAGCTGCGCTATGTGTTCGATGCCGTCACCAGCATCCGCAAGGCGCTCAATGGCCGCGTGCCGCTGATCGGCTTCTCGGGCAGCCCCTGGACGCTGGCCTGCTACATGACCGAAGGCAAGGGCAGCGACGACTACCGCACCGTCAAGTCGCTGATGTACTCGCGCCCCGACCTGATGCACCGCATTCTGGAAGTCAACGCCGACAGCGTGGCCGCCTATCTGAACGCCCAGATCGACGCTGGCGCACAGGCCGTGATGATTTTTGACAGCTGGGGCGGCGTACTGGCCGACGGCATGTTCCAGCAGTTCAGCCTGGCCTACACCAAGCGCGTGCTGGCCCAGCTCAAACGCACCGGCGTGGATGGCACCGATGTGCCCCGTATCGTGTTCACCAAGGGCGGCGGCATCTGGCTGCAGGACATGAATGCGCTGGACTGCGAAGTGCTGGGTCTGGACTGGACGGCCAACCTGGGCAAAGCCCGCGCCATTGTGGGCGGTGAAGTCGGCGGCCCCGGCAAGGCGCTGCAAGGCAATATCGACCCCAATGTGCTGTTTGCCCAGCCTGAACAAGTGGCCGCACAGGCCCGCGCCGTGCTGGACAGCTTTGGCAAGCCCCACACCGACAAGACCACCACCGGCCCCACCCACATCTTCAACCTGGGCCACGGCATCAGCCAGTTCACCCCGCCCGAGCATGTGGCCGCACTGGTGGAAGCCGTGCACAGCCACTCGCGCAAGCTGCGCGCCTGA
- a CDS encoding enoyl-CoA hydratase-related protein, translated as MSEPLVLVDHRGAICTLTLNRPQALNSLTQAMHVELMAALRAAAANSGVRCVVLMGAGRGFCAGQDLADEGAAPAPAGQPPTDLSVLIERHYKPLCLQLRSMPVPVIAAVNGVAAGAGANLALCCDLVVAAESANFIQAFTKIGLLPDSGGTWLLPRLVGRQRALGLALLGDKLSAHDAEAMGLIWKALPDAGFQLSVADMAAKLAAMPVQALIATRSAIDAAQHLSFEESLTLEAQTQKKLGSAHDYLEGVSAFMTKRAPVFSDR; from the coding sequence ATGTCCGAGCCCCTTGTTCTGGTCGATCATCGCGGTGCCATCTGCACCTTGACGTTGAACCGCCCGCAGGCCCTCAACAGCCTGACGCAGGCAATGCATGTGGAGCTGATGGCCGCCTTGCGTGCCGCTGCTGCAAATTCAGGAGTGCGCTGCGTTGTATTGATGGGCGCTGGACGCGGATTCTGTGCAGGACAGGATCTGGCCGATGAAGGCGCGGCCCCCGCTCCCGCGGGCCAGCCACCCACCGATCTGAGTGTGCTGATCGAGCGCCACTACAAACCGCTGTGCCTGCAGCTGCGCAGCATGCCGGTGCCTGTCATTGCTGCGGTCAACGGCGTGGCGGCTGGCGCCGGTGCCAATCTGGCCCTGTGCTGCGATCTGGTGGTGGCAGCCGAGTCGGCCAACTTCATTCAGGCATTCACCAAAATTGGCTTGCTGCCCGACAGCGGCGGCACCTGGCTGCTGCCGCGCCTCGTGGGCCGCCAGCGTGCGCTGGGCCTGGCCCTGCTGGGCGACAAGCTCTCGGCCCACGATGCCGAGGCCATGGGCCTGATCTGGAAAGCGCTGCCGGATGCGGGCTTTCAGCTCTCGGTGGCGGATATGGCCGCCAAGCTGGCCGCCATGCCTGTTCAGGCATTGATTGCCACCCGCAGCGCCATTGATGCGGCCCAGCACCTGAGCTTTGAAGAGTCGCTGACGCTGGAAGCGCAGACGCAAAAGAAGCTGGGCTCGGCCCACGACTATCTGGAAGGCGTTTCGGCCTTCATGACCAAGCGCGCCCCTGTGTTCAGCGACCGTTGA
- the paaI gene encoding hydroxyphenylacetyl-CoA thioesterase PaaI → MTPQQTAELVRDGMFARDRAAQSLAMRITHIAPGEATIEMAVRGDMLNGFDTCHGGYITTLGDTAFAYACNTRNEMTVASGLAVEFVAPGRPGDVLVAEAKELSQAGRTGVYDVTIRNQQGQLIALFRGKSYSMKGKPTVPPQA, encoded by the coding sequence ATGACTCCTCAACAAACCGCAGAACTGGTGCGCGATGGCATGTTCGCCCGCGACCGCGCGGCGCAAAGCCTGGCCATGCGCATCACCCACATCGCGCCCGGCGAAGCCACGATAGAAATGGCTGTGCGGGGCGACATGCTCAACGGCTTTGACACCTGCCACGGCGGCTACATCACCACGCTGGGCGACACCGCGTTTGCCTATGCCTGCAACACGCGCAACGAGATGACGGTGGCATCTGGTCTGGCGGTGGAATTTGTGGCCCCTGGCCGCCCCGGCGATGTGCTGGTGGCCGAAGCCAAAGAGCTTTCACAGGCCGGGCGCACAGGTGTTTACGACGTGACGATTCGCAATCAGCAAGGCCAGCTGATTGCGCTGTTTCGCGGCAAGTCCTATTCCATGAAGGGCAAGCCTACTGTGCCCCCACAGGCCTGA